CAATTTGCTCTGCAAGTTCTGGAGCAATTTGTCTTCCACCAAAAACAAGAACATTAGCATCATTGTGTTGTTTTGCTAAATGAGCATCTTCAAGCGAAGTAACTCTTGCAGCTCTAATTCCTTTATGTCTATTTAAAGCATAAGAAATTCCAAGACCTGTTCCACAAACACCAATTCCGAAGGCAGGTTTGTTTTGGTAAACATATTCCGCAAGTTCTTTACCTTTTTCAGCATAGCTTACTGATTTTTGATCAGTTTCAGGACCTAAATCAACAACTTCATATCCTAATTTTTGAACATATTTAGCAAGTTCATCTTTAAGTAAAAATCCAGCATGATCACTTGCTAAGGCAACAACTTTTTTCATAATAAACTCCTTTAAAAAATGTTAATTAAATTATAACTTATTTGCTTTATTTTGCTTAAAAGTAAGATGTGAAAATCTTATTAAGTAGCAAACAAAGTCTAACTATGTGCACTATTTAAAGTTGAAAATACGAAAATTGTAAAATTAAAAAATTAATTTAGTAATTATGAGACTTTTTAGCAAACAAATTAAGGCTATAAAATAATTATTAGTATAATTTTATTAATGTAATTTCATAATAAGAGAGGGTAAATATGCAACAGTATAAAAAAATTATGCAAGATAGCGAAAAAACAGTTGTTGCTGATGTTTTAGAATTGCAACTTCCAAAAAGAGAAACTAAATATCAAACAGAAGCTGATCTTGAAAAAGAATTTGTTCAACTTTTAATTAATCAAGGTTATGAATATAAAGAGATTAAAAACAATGATGATTTAAAAGCTAACTTTAGAAAATGCATCGAAAAATTAAATGATTATCAGTTTAAAAGCGAAAAAGAATGAAGAAACTTTTATGATCAAGTAATTAATTCAAAAGCTGGCGTTGAAGAAAAGACTCAAATGATTCAAAAAGATAGAGTTTTTTCAGTTGATTTAGATAATGGAGAAAAGAAAAACATCTGAATTTTGGATACCAAGCACATTCACAAAAATCACCTTCAAGTAATTAATCAATATCAATCTAATACCGGAAATGTGAAAAATCGTTATGATGTAACTATTTTAGTTAATGGTCTTCCACTTGTGCATTTAGAACTTAAAAAAAGAGGTGTTTCAATTAAAGAAGCTT
This genomic window from Mycoplasmopsis gallinacea contains:
- a CDS encoding RpiB/LacA/LacB family sugar-phosphate isomerase — encoded protein: MKKVVALASDHAGFLLKDELAKYVQKLGYEVVDLGPETDQKSVSYAEKGKELAEYVYQNKPAFGIGVCGTGLGISYALNRHKGIRAARVTSLEDAHLAKQHNDANVLVFGGRQIAPELAEQIVDEYIKTEFEGGRHIQRIEELDK